From Capsicum annuum cultivar UCD-10X-F1 unplaced genomic scaffold, UCD10Xv1.1 ctg2582, whole genome shotgun sequence, the proteins below share one genomic window:
- the LOC124890838 gene encoding putative late blight resistance protein homolog R1B-16, with amino-acid sequence MAHASVASLTRTIESLLTSNSPMQSLSCDHRKEFCALHEKVSSLEVFVKNFEKNNVSGQLTDLEVQNKEVANIVEQTIKLRVTEVVLSNDETLREKAQERLSDSLQQVAEDIDRIWKESTKIQDKGNVRNFQWFKIFQCFEIFQWFNKTSKVEKIMVGRDDQRKQLLKDLTISYSGEQKVIPIVGMGGIGKTTLAKEVYNHKSILRRFDVRAWATVSQQHNKREILLGLLHSTVKMDYRVMTKGEAEIADMLKKSLNGKRYLIVLDDIWSCEVWDGMRRCFPTEDNAGSRILLTTRNNEVACYADSENLSLKMDLMGPDESWSLFKSAAFSSEELPYEFETVGKQIADECHGLPLTIAVVAGLLKSKRAIEDWESVAEDVKSFLTNDLGNQCSHALGLSYNYLTSDLKTCLLHFGIFPEDSEIPAKKLMRSWMAEGFLKLEKDLEGEAEKCLQELVDRCLVLVCKKSPDGTKIRSCKVHDLIYDLCLREIQRGSIFIMNDIVLDYSDSESLDLSMQKMQPFKRVTGDKIDYCPHGLYRALLTPVHHQLRDHDNNDLLKRTHSIFSFHLKDAYLYILKSELIHFKLLKVLELRHVENDNFPLQILSLIWLRYLSLPSRDNFRIPPEICRLWNLQTFIVQGVQTFIVHGHSRIVKITFPEEIWGLMQLRHLKLPRFYLPDCPSGSVDKGRHLDFSNLQTISYLSACCCTKEVIMWIQNVKKLGIIINKDDYKSFRDPGLLNNLVCLQQLEILSLICLDYSLLPVVNSSAKAFPATLKKLKLKGTSLSWSYLDIIAELPNLEVLKLMDVACHDDEWYPIVRGFTRLKLLVIENNLLKYWKATDDNFPILERLVLKECRYLKEIPNEFAEIHSLQLIELKWCLSELGESATRIQKEQEDLGNNPVDVRIFDPCKHLSRSHSVSHFH; translated from the coding sequence ATGGCTCATGCAAGTGTGGCTTCTCTTACGAGAACAATAGAATCGCTCTTGACATCCAATTCACCGATGCAATCTCTATCCTGTGATCACAGAAAAGAATTTTGCGCTCTTCATGAAAAAGTTAGTTCCCTGGAAGTATTTGTCAAGAACTTTGAGAAAAACAATGTTTCTGGGCAACTGACAGATTTGGAAGTGCAGAATAAAGAAGTTGCAAATATTGTTGAACAAACAATTAAACTAAGAGTGACTGAAGTTGTATTGTCAAATGACGAAACTCTGAGAGAAAAGGCACAAGAGAGGCTTTCTGATAGCCTGCAACAAGTAGCAGAGGACATCGATCGTATCTGGAAAGAGTCAACAAAGATTCAAGATAAAGGGAACGTGAGGAATTTTCAGTGGTTCAAGATTTTTCAATGCTTCGAGATTTTTCAATGGTTCAACAAAACATCGAAGGTTGAGAAAATAATGGTTGGACGTGATGATCAAAGGAAACAGTTGTTAAAAGATCTGACTATAAGCTACTCTGGCGAACAGAAAGTCATCCCGATAGTCGGGATGGGAGGCATAGGTAAAACAACCTTAGCGAAAGAAGTTTACAATCATAAATCAATTCTACGCCGTTTTGATGTTCGTGCTTGGGCTACTGTATCTCAACAGCACAACAAAAGGGAAATTTTGCTGGGCCTTCTGCATTCCACAGTCAAAATGGATTACAGGGTTATGACGAAAGGTGAAGCAGAGATAGCAGACATGCTGAAGAAAAGTTTAAATGGAAAGAGGTATTTAATTGTCTTGGATGATATCTGGAGTTGTGAAGTGTGGGATGGCATGAGACGATGCTTTCCAACTGAAGATAATGCAGGGAGTCGAATACTGCTGACTACCCGTAACAACGAAGTAGCCTGTTATGCTGATTCAGAGAATCTTTCTTTGAAGATGGATTTAATGGGCCCGGATGAGAGTTGGAGTCTTTTCAAAAGTGCAGCATTTTCAAGTGAAGAATTACCATATGAGTTCGAGACTGTTGGAAAGCAAATCGCAGATGAATGTCACGGGTTACCACTAACTATTGCCGTGGTTGCTGGACTTCTCAAATCTAAAAGGGCAATAGAAGATTGGGAAAGTGTTGCTGAAGATGTCAAGTCATTTCTCACAAATGATCTTGGCAACCAATGTTCACATGCGCTTGGGTTGAGTTACAATTACTTGACCAGCGATCTAAAAACATGTCTTCTGCATTTCGGAATTTTTCCAGAAGATAGTGAGATTCCAGCGAAGAAATTGATGAGATCATGGATGGCTGAGGGGTTCCTGAAGTTGGAAAAGGATTTGGAAGGAGAGGCTGAGAAGTGTTTGCAAGAGCTTGTCGATAGATGTCTAGTCCTTGTCTGCAAGAAAAGTCCAGATGGAACAAAAATTAGATCATGTAAGGTTCATGATCTAATATATGACCTGTGCTTGAGAGAAATTCAGAGGGGGAGCATTTTTATCATGAACGACATTGTGCTTGATTACTCAGATTCAGAATCTCTAGATCTCAGTATGCAAAAAATGCAGCCCTTTAAACGCGTGACTGGTGATAAAATTGATTATTGTCCCCATGGTCTTTATAGGGCTCTTCTTACCCCTGTACACCATCAGTTGAGAGATCATGACAACAACGATCTTTTGAAACGAACCcattctattttctcttttcatcttaAGGATGCATATCTTTATATTCTCAAATCAGAGCTTATTCATTTCAAATTACTCAAAGTCTTGGAGTTGAGACACGTAGAGAATGATAATTTCCCTCTACAGATACTAAGCCTTATCTGGTTGAGGTACCTATCATTGCCCAGCCGTGATAATTTTCGCATACCTCCAGAAATTTGCAGGTTATGGAATCTGCAGACATTCATTGTTCAAGGGGTGCAGACATTCATTGTTCATGGTCATAGTCGAATAGTTAAAATAACTTTTCCTGAGGAAATTTGGGGACTAATGCAATTAAGGCATCTCAAACTGCCCAGATTTTATTTGCCAGATTGCCCTAGTGGATCTGTTGACAAAGGAAGGCACTTGGATTTTTCAAACTTACAAACTATTTCTTACTTGTCTGCATGTTGTTGCACGAAGGAGGTTATTATGTGGATTCAGAATGTCAAAAAATTAGGTATCATTATAAATAAGGATGACTATAAAAGTTTTCGGGACCCTGGGCTTCTCAACAATCTTGTCTGTCTGCAGCAACTTGAAATATTGAGTCTTATATGTCTTGATTATAGCCTTTTGCCAGTGGTCAATTCAAGTGCAAAAGCTTTTCCAGCAACGCTCAAGAAGCTGAAGTTGAAAGGAACTTCTCTAAGTTGGTCGTACTTGGACATCATAGCTGAATTGCCTAACCTTGAGGTGCTGAAGCTAATGGATGTTGCTTGTCATGACGATGAATGGTATCCAATTGTTAGGGGATTTACTCGATTGAAGCTTTTGGTAATTGAAAATAATCTTCTCAAGTACTGGAAAGCCACAGATGACAATTTTCCTATCCTTGAGCGCCTTGTGCTTAAAGAATGCAGATATTTGAAAGAGATACCCAATGAGTTTGCAGAAATCCACTCACTACAACTGATTGAGTTAAAGTGGTGTCTTTCCGAACTTGGGGAATCTGCAACAAGAATTCAAAAGGAACAAGAAGACCTCGGAAACAACCCCGTGGATGTTCGTATCTTCGATCCATGTAAGCACTTATCAAGGTCACATTCTGTTTCTCATTTCCACTAG